From one Humulus lupulus chromosome 8, drHumLupu1.1, whole genome shotgun sequence genomic stretch:
- the LOC133797620 gene encoding uncharacterized protein LOC133797620, producing MASVAVPSFSTIITLPRRVNPRSLNFLKPSNGFRLLTSPNPHIKHSAIGCTKLSVWETSSATHAPTEKTEDNLLDKSANIFRTLSSENSTETSEASNGKYSTSNQFQLLKWPMWLLGPSVLLVTGMAPTLWLPISSIFVGPNIASLFSLIGLDCIFNLGATLFLLMADSIARPKLAMQPCKSKPPFSYKFWNIVATATGFIIPLIMIYGSQKGLLQPHQTFITSAVLLGPYLLLLFVQMLTEMLTWHWQSPVWLVTPVVYEAYRLLQLMRGLRLGAELSAPGWMMHTIRGLVSWWVLILGMQLMRVAWFAGFTARARQKEASSVDD from the coding sequence ATGGCCTCAGTAGCTGTACCATCATTTTCAACCATCATCACTCTTCCGAGAAGGGTCAACCCCAGAAGCTTGAACTTCTTGAAACCCTCAAATGGCTTCCGTCTACTCACATCCCCCAACCCTCACATAAAACATTCTGCCATTGGCTGCACCAAACTGAGTGTTTGGGAGACCTCTTCAGCTACACACGCCCCCACTGAAAAAACCGAAGATAATTTGTTGGATAAATCTGCCAACATTTTTAGGACCCTGAGTTCTGAAAACTCAACTGAAACATCTGAAGCCAGCAATGGAAAGTACAGCACAAGTAATCAGTTTCAGTTACTCAAATGGCCTATGTGGCTTTTAGGCCCTTCTGTTCTCCTCGTTACAGGCATGGCGCCAACCTTATGGTTGCCTATATCTTCCATATTTGTTGGCCCCAACATAGCCAGCCTATTTTCCTTGATTGGACTCGATTGCATATTCAACCTTGGTGCAACCCTCTTCCTTCTCATGGCTGACTCTATTGCTCGGCCAAAGCTTGCAATGCAACCTTGCAAAAGCAAACCGCCATTTAGTTACAAGTTCTGGAACATAGTTGCTACTGCAACTGGATTCATCATCCCACTAATCATGATCTATGGTTCACAAAAGGGCTTACTCCAACCCCACCAAACTTTCATCACATCTGCAGTTTTATTGGGTCCCTATCTTTTACTGCTATTTGTACAGATGCTGACCGAGATGCTGACATGGCATTGGCAGTCACCAGTTTGGCTGGTGACCCCTGTTGTGTATGAAGCTTACCGTTTGTTGCAGCTAATGAGGGGTTTGAGGCTTGGAGCTGAACTCAGTGCACCTGGTTGGATGATGCATACAATTAGAGGCCTGGTGTCCTGGTGGGTTCTAATTCTTGGAATGCAGTTGATGAGGGTCGCTTGGTTTGCTGGCTTCACTGCTCGAGCTCGTCAGAAAGAGGCTTCTTCTGTTGATGATTAG